The genomic stretch CATGCTCGATCAGTGCCACAACATCGAGGCGAAGATTCCGGCGATCATTCGGTCGGTCATGAATGTGCAGGAGGCTACGGCGAAGGCGTTGCTGGTCGACCGGGATGCGCTGTCTGTTGCGCAGGCTTCCGGGGACGTTCTCGCGGCCAACGCCGTGCTGATGGATGCGTACAACACGGATGTGCGGCCGTTGCTTCGTGAGGTGCGGGAGGAGATGGGGTTGGACCCCGAGCCCCTCGCTGCGTATGCCCGTTCCGGGTGGGCCGAGGAGATTGTGGCTTCTCGGGTTGGTGGGGAGCAGGCCGGTTGGGGGGCGTGACTCGTCTGCCTGGTTCTGGTTCGTCGCGGAGTGCGGGTTCGTCGTGGCTTGTCGCGCCCACGCGGCGGAGCCGCAAATCGATACAGCCCCGCGCCCCTGAGGGAAGTGCACGCCCCGTCTCTTGATCAGTGAGGAAACTCCATGTCCACCCATCCTGAAGCCGCCGCTCTTCTCGCCCGGTCCCATCGGCTCGGCTCCGATCCCCGTAACACCAACTACGCCGGTGGTAACGCGTCGGCGAAAGGTGTCGAAACCGATCCCGTGACGGGGGGTGACGTGGAGCTGATGTGGGTCAAGGGGTCCGGTGGGGATCTCGGGACGCTCACCGGGAGTGGGCTGGCCGTGTTGCGGCTGGATCGGATGCGGGCGCTCGTCGACGTCTACCCCGGCGTCGAGCGCGAGGACGAGATGGTTGCCGCCTTCGATTACTGCCTGCATGGGAAGGGGGGTGCCGCTCCGTCCATCGACACCGCCATGCACGGGCTGGTCGAGGCCGCTCATGTCGATCATCTGCATCCGGACTCCGGCATCGCGCTCGCCTGCGCCGCCGACGGGGAGAAGCTGACCGCCGAGTGCTTCGGCGACACCGTGGTGTGGGTGCCATGGCGGCGGCCCGGGTTTCAGCTCGGGCTGGACATCGCGGCGGTGAAGGCGGCCCATCCGCAGGCCATCGGGTGCGTCCTCGGCGGGCACGGGATCACCGCCTGGGGCGACAGCTCCGAGGAGTGCGAGCGGAACTCGCTGCACATCATCCGCACCGCCGAGGCGTTCCTGGCGGAGCAGGGCAGGGCCGAGCCGTTCGGGGCCGTCGTCGAGGGGTACGAGGCTCTCGGTGAGGGTGAGCGCAGGGCTCGGGCCGCCGCGCTCGCGCCGTATGTGCGTGCCCTCGCCTCCCAGGACCGGGCCCAGGTCGGTCACTTCACCGACTCCGATGTCGTGCTCGACTTCCTGTCCCGTGCCGAGCACCCCCGGCTCGCCGCGCTCGGCACCTCCTGCCCCGATCACTTCCTGCGGACGAAGGTGCGGCCGCTGGTCCTCGATCTGCCGCCGGCCGCTCCGCTGGAGGAGGCCGTCGCGCGGCTGAAGGAGCTGCACGCCGAGTACCGCGAGGAGTATGCCGCCTACTACCAGCGGCACGCCCTGCCCAACTCCCCCGCGATGCGTGGCGCCGACCCGGCGATCGTGCTCGTCCCCGGCGTCGGCATGTTCTCCTTCGGCAAGGACAAGCAGACCGCCCGGGTCGCCGGTGAGTTCTACGTCAACGCCATCAATGTGATGCGCGGCGCCGAGGCGGTGTCGACGTACGCGCCGATCGAGGAGTCCGAGAAGTTCCGGATCGAGTACTGGGCCCTTGAGGAGGCCAAGCTCCAGCGGATGCCGAAGCCCAAGGCGCTGGCCACGAGGGTCGCGTTGGTCACGGGGGCGGGCAGCGGGATCGGCAAGGCCATCGCCCGTCGGCTGGTCGACGAGGGCGCGTATGTGGTCGTCGCCGATCTGAACGGTGACAACGCCGCTGCCGTCGCCGAGGAGTTGGGCGGGGCGGACAAGGCCGTCGCCGTCACCGTCGATGTGACGGACGAGGAGCAGATCGCCGACGCGTTCCGGGCCGCGGTGCTCGCCTTCGGCGGGGTCGACCTGGTCGTGAACAACGCGGGGATCTCCATCTCCAAGCCGCTGCTGGAGACTTCGGCCAAGGACTGGGACCTCCAGCACGACATCATGGCCCGCGGTTCCTTCCTGGTCTCGCGGGAGGCGGCGCGGGTGATGATCGCGCAGGAGCTGGGCGGTGACATCGTGTACATCGCGTCCAAGAACGCCGTCTTCGCGGGCCCCAACAACATCGCCTACTCCGCCACCAAGGCCGACCAGGCCCACCAAGTGCGGCTGCTGGCAGCGGAGTTGGGCGAGCACGGGATCCGGGTCAACGGTGTCAACCCGGACGGTGTGGTGCGCGGCTCCGGGATCTTCGCCGGTGGCTGGGGTGCCCAGCGGGCCGCGGTGTACGGGGTGGAGGAGGAGAAGCTGGGCGAGTTCTACGCCCAGCGGACCATCCTCAAGCGCGAGGTACTGCCCGAGCATGTCGCGGCCGCCGTCTTCGCGCTCACGGGCGGCGACCTCACCCACACCACCGGGCTGCACATCCCCGTCGACGCCGGCGTCGCGGCCGCCTTCCTGCGGTGAGCGGCTCGGTGAAGGTGAGCGGCTCCGCGAAGGGGAGCGGCTCCGTGAAGTCGTACGCCGCGGTCGACCTCGGCGCGTCCAGTGGACGGGTCATGGTCGGCCGCGTCGGCCCGGACAGCCTGGAGCTGGCCGAGGCGCACCGGTTCCCCAACCGGCCGGTGCGGGTTCCGGAGGGGCTTCGGTGGGATGTCCTCGGGCTGTACGCCGGGGTGTTGGAGGGACTGCGGGCGGCCGGGCGGGTCGACTCCGTCGGCATCGACAGCTGGGCCGTGGACTACGGCCTGCTCGACGCGGACGGGGCGCTGCTCGGCAATCCCGTGCACTACCGCGACGCCCGTACGGAGGGCGTCGCGGAGAAGGTGTGGGCGAGCGTGCCCGCCGAGGAGCTGTATGGGGCGACGGGGCTTCAGTACGCGCCCTTCAACACCCTGTATCAGCTCAAGGCCGATCAACTCACCCGTGCGGACCGGCTGTTGTTGATTCCCGATCTGCTGACGTACTGGCTCACCGGCGAACAGGGCACCGAGCTGACCAACGCCTCGACCACGCAGCTCATCGATCCCCGGACCCGGACATGGGCGACCGTCGTCGCCCAACGCCTCGGCATCGACCTGGAGTTGTTCGCGCCGCTGAGACAACCCGGCGATCCGGCCGGGTTCCTGCGCCCCGAAGTGCTGGAGGAGACGGGACTTGCCGGGCCGGTGCCGGTGACGGCGGTCGGCTCGCACGACACCGCCTCGGCGGTGGCCGCGGTCCCGGCCGCCGACGGTGAGCGGTTCGCGTACATCTGCACCGGGACCTGGTCGCTGGCCGGTCTTGAGCTGGACGCGCCGGTGCTGACCGAGGAGAGCCGGGCCGCCAACTTCACCAATGAGCTGGGGCTCGACGGCACGGTCCGGTATCTGCGCAACATCATGGGCCTGTGGCTGCTCCAGGAGTGCCTGCGCGCCTGGGGCGAGCCGGACCTCGGCGCGCTGCTGCTCCAAGCGTCCAAGTCGCCGGCGCTGCGGTCGGTGGTGGACGCAGGCGACGCGGCATTTCTGGCGCCGGGCCGGATGCCGGAGCGGATCGCCGAGGCGTGCCGCGACTCGGGGCAGCCGGTGCCCGAGTCGCCCGCGCACATCACCCGGTGCATCCTCGACTCGCTCGCCCTCGCCCACCGGCGTGCCGTCGAGGACGCCCAGCGCCTCGCCGACCGGCCGGTGGACGTCGTGCACATCGTCGGTGGCGGGACCCGTAACGCCCTGCTGTGCCAGCTCACCGCCGACGCCTGCGGGCTGCCGGTGGTGGCGGGTCCGACTGAGGCCGCGGCGCTCGGCAACGTCCTGGTCCAGGCGCGACCGCACGGTCTCGTCCGGGACCTCGCGGACGGACGGCGACTGCTCACCCGTACCCAGCCGTTGACCCGCTACGAGCCGCGCGGGCAGTCCGCCCGGTGGCGGGAGGCGGAAGCCCGGCTCGCCGGGGCGTGAGCGGGGTCTCCCCCGGGGCTCGGCCCCGCATTACCCTGCACCCATCCGATGATCGAAGGCGAGAAGGAGCCGCGATGCGTGTCGCTCTGTTCCTGACCTGTGTCAACGACACGCTCTATCCGGACACCGGCCGCGCCGTGGTGAAGCTGCTGACCAGGCTGGGGGTCGAGGTCGACTTCCCGATGGCCCAGACCTGCTGCGGACAGGCGCACTACAACACCGGCTACCGCCATGGCGCGGAGCCGCTGGCCCGGCATTTCTCCGATGTCTTCGGGGAGTACGAGGCGATCGTCACGCCGTCCGGCAGTTGCGGGGCGATGGTGCGGGAGCTGTATCCGCGGATGGGCGAGCGGGCGCGGGCGGAGGGGCGCGGGGACGCGCTCGCCGCCACGCTCGCGCCCGTGGTGCCGAAGACGTACGAACTGACGGAGTTCCTGGTGGATGTGCTGGGGGTGACGGACGTCGGCGCGTACTACCCGCACAAGGTGACCTATCACCCGGCCTGTCACGGGCTGCGCGGGCTGGGTCTCGCGGACCGCCCGCAGCGGCTGCTCCGGGCCGTGAAGGGGATGGAACTGGTCGAACTCCCGGGCGCCGAGGAGTGCTGCGGCTTCGGCGGCACCTTCGCGGTGAAGAACTCCGATGTCTCGGCGGCGATGGGCGCGGACAAGGTGCGCAACGCGGAGTCGACGGGCGCGGACGTGCTGTGCGCGGCGGACAACTCCTGTCTGATGCACATCGGCGGGACGATGGCCCGGCTGCGGACCGGGATGCGGCCGGTGCACATCGCCGAGATCCTGGCGAGCACGGAGGAGGAACCGGCCGTATGAGCGGGACGTTCGTAGGGATGCCGGCCTTTCCGAAGGCGGCGCACGAGGCCGTGCACGACCAGACCCTGCGCGGAAATCTGCGCCACGCGACGCACACGATCCGCGGGAAGCGGGCCAAGGCCGTGGCGGAGGTGTCGGACTGGGACGCGCTGCGGGACGCGGGCGCGCGGATCAAGGACCATACGCTGCGTCATCTGGACCGCTATCTGGTCCAGTTGGAGGAGTCGGTCACCGCGGCGGGCGGTGTCGTGCACTGGGCGGCCGACGCCGACGAGGCGAACCGGATCGTGGCCGAACTGGTCAAGGCGACCGGTGAGTCGGAGGTCGTCAAGGTCAAGTCCATGGCCACCCAGGAGATCGGGCTCAACGAGGCCCTGGAGGCCGAGGGCATCCGTGCCTACGAGACCGATCTCGCCGAGCTGATCGTGCAGTTGGGCAAGGACCGGCCCTCGCACATCCTGGTCCCGGCGATCCACCGAAACCGCGGTGAGATCCGGGACATCTTCCGCAGGGAGATGAGCGAGTGGGGCCGCCCCGCGCCCGAGGGCCTCACCGACACGCCCGCCGAACTCGCCGAAGCGGCCCGGCTGCATCTGCGGGAGAAGTTCCTGCGCGCCAAGGTCGGCATCTCCGGCGCCAACTTCATGGTCGCCGACACCGGCACACTGGTCGTCGTGGAGTCCGAGGGCAACGGACGGATGTGCCTGACCCTCCCCGAGACGCTGATCTCGGTCGTCGGCATCGAGAAGGTCGTACCGACGTGGCAGGACCTGGAGGTGTATCTCCAGACCCTCCCCCGCTCCTCCACGGCCGAGCGCATGAACCCGTACACGAGCATGTGGACGGGCACGACGGACGGTGACGGCCCGCAGGTCTTCCATCTGGTCCTGCTCGACAACGGCCGCACCGACACCCTCGCGGACGAGGTCGGCCGCCAGGCCCTGCGCTGCATCCGCTGCTCGGCGTGCCTCAATGTCTGCCCGGTGTACGAGCGGGCGGGCGGCCATGCCTACGGCTCGGTCTACCCGGGCCCGATCGGCGCCATCCTCAGCCCCCAGCTCCGGGGCACGGCGAGCGAGATCGACGCCTCGTTGCCGTACGCCTCCTCGCTGTGCGGTGCCTGTTACGAGGTGTGCCCGGTGGCCATCGACATTCCCGAGGTGCTGGTGCATCTGCGGGAGCGGGTGGTGCAGGGCGGCCAGGTGATCAAGGGCGGCAACAAGGTCGTGCTCAAGCCTGCCAAGGGGCACGCGGCCGAACGGGCGGCCA from Streptomyces davaonensis JCM 4913 encodes the following:
- a CDS encoding rhamnulokinase; protein product: MVGRVGPDSLELAEAHRFPNRPVRVPEGLRWDVLGLYAGVLEGLRAAGRVDSVGIDSWAVDYGLLDADGALLGNPVHYRDARTEGVAEKVWASVPAEELYGATGLQYAPFNTLYQLKADQLTRADRLLLIPDLLTYWLTGEQGTELTNASTTQLIDPRTRTWATVVAQRLGIDLELFAPLRQPGDPAGFLRPEVLEETGLAGPVPVTAVGSHDTASAVAAVPAADGERFAYICTGTWSLAGLELDAPVLTEESRAANFTNELGLDGTVRYLRNIMGLWLLQECLRAWGEPDLGALLLQASKSPALRSVVDAGDAAFLAPGRMPERIAEACRDSGQPVPESPAHITRCILDSLALAHRRAVEDAQRLADRPVDVVHIVGGGTRNALLCQLTADACGLPVVAGPTEAAALGNVLVQARPHGLVRDLADGRRLLTRTQPLTRYEPRGQSARWREAEARLAGA
- a CDS encoding (Fe-S)-binding protein — translated: MRVALFLTCVNDTLYPDTGRAVVKLLTRLGVEVDFPMAQTCCGQAHYNTGYRHGAEPLARHFSDVFGEYEAIVTPSGSCGAMVRELYPRMGERARAEGRGDALAATLAPVVPKTYELTEFLVDVLGVTDVGAYYPHKVTYHPACHGLRGLGLADRPQRLLRAVKGMELVELPGAEECCGFGGTFAVKNSDVSAAMGADKVRNAESTGADVLCAADNSCLMHIGGTMARLRTGMRPVHIAEILASTEEEPAV
- a CDS encoding LutB/LldF family L-lactate oxidation iron-sulfur protein; protein product: MSGTFVGMPAFPKAAHEAVHDQTLRGNLRHATHTIRGKRAKAVAEVSDWDALRDAGARIKDHTLRHLDRYLVQLEESVTAAGGVVHWAADADEANRIVAELVKATGESEVVKVKSMATQEIGLNEALEAEGIRAYETDLAELIVQLGKDRPSHILVPAIHRNRGEIRDIFRREMSEWGRPAPEGLTDTPAELAEAARLHLREKFLRAKVGISGANFMVADTGTLVVVESEGNGRMCLTLPETLISVVGIEKVVPTWQDLEVYLQTLPRSSTAERMNPYTSMWTGTTDGDGPQVFHLVLLDNGRTDTLADEVGRQALRCIRCSACLNVCPVYERAGGHAYGSVYPGPIGAILSPQLRGTASEIDASLPYASSLCGACYEVCPVAIDIPEVLVHLRERVVQGGQVIKGGNKVVLKPAKGHAAERAAMRAAGWAFARPGALRTGQRLASRTRRLHPRSLPGPGKAWSDTRDLPAVPPEPFRDWWKRTNGGKDGAK
- a CDS encoding bifunctional rhamnulose-1-phosphate aldolase/short-chain dehydrogenase, whose amino-acid sequence is MSTHPEAAALLARSHRLGSDPRNTNYAGGNASAKGVETDPVTGGDVELMWVKGSGGDLGTLTGSGLAVLRLDRMRALVDVYPGVEREDEMVAAFDYCLHGKGGAAPSIDTAMHGLVEAAHVDHLHPDSGIALACAADGEKLTAECFGDTVVWVPWRRPGFQLGLDIAAVKAAHPQAIGCVLGGHGITAWGDSSEECERNSLHIIRTAEAFLAEQGRAEPFGAVVEGYEALGEGERRARAAALAPYVRALASQDRAQVGHFTDSDVVLDFLSRAEHPRLAALGTSCPDHFLRTKVRPLVLDLPPAAPLEEAVARLKELHAEYREEYAAYYQRHALPNSPAMRGADPAIVLVPGVGMFSFGKDKQTARVAGEFYVNAINVMRGAEAVSTYAPIEESEKFRIEYWALEEAKLQRMPKPKALATRVALVTGAGSGIGKAIARRLVDEGAYVVVADLNGDNAAAVAEELGGADKAVAVTVDVTDEEQIADAFRAAVLAFGGVDLVVNNAGISISKPLLETSAKDWDLQHDIMARGSFLVSREAARVMIAQELGGDIVYIASKNAVFAGPNNIAYSATKADQAHQVRLLAAELGEHGIRVNGVNPDGVVRGSGIFAGGWGAQRAAVYGVEEEKLGEFYAQRTILKREVLPEHVAAAVFALTGGDLTHTTGLHIPVDAGVAAAFLR